The following coding sequences lie in one Glycine max cultivar Williams 82 chromosome 19, Glycine_max_v4.0, whole genome shotgun sequence genomic window:
- the LOC100805955 gene encoding pathogenesis-related protein PR-4: MEKVGVRLVVLLCFIVTAAMAQNCGRQAGGQTCGNNLCCSQYGWCGNSEDHCSPSKNCQSTCWGSGGGGGGGESASNVRATYHNYLPEQHGWDLNAVSAYCSTWDAAKPYSWRSKYGWTAFCGPVGPRGRDACGKCLRVTNTGTGANIIVRIVDQCSNGGLDLDVGVFNRIDTDGRGYQQGHLIVNYQFVNCGD, translated from the exons ATGGAAAAAGTTGGGGTAAGGCTGGTGGTATTGCTGTGTTTCATTGTGACGGCGGCGATGGCCCAAAACTGCGGGCGACAAGCTGGTGGGCAGACATGTGGCAACAACCTATGCTGCAGCCAATACGGTTGGTGTGGGAACAGCGAAGATCATTGTTCTCCCTCTAAGAACTGCCAAAGCACATGCTGGGGCAGTGGCGGTGGCGGAGGAGGCGGTGAAAGTGCGTCTAATGTTCGCGCCACGTATCATAACTATTTACCAGAGCAACACGGGTGGGACTTGAACGCCGTGAGTGCTTATTGCTCAACTTGGGACGCTGCCAAACCTTACTCTTGGCGCAGCAAATATGGCTGGACTGCTTTCTGTGGCCCCGTTGGACCTCGCGGCCGTGATGCTTGTGGAAAATGCCTCCGG GTGACGAATACAGGGACGGGAGCGAACATAATTGTGAGAATTGTTGATCAGTGCAGCAACGGAGGGTTAGATTTGGACGTGGGAGTGTTCAATCGGATAGACACAGATGGAAGAGGATATCAACAGGGGCATCTCATTGTTAACTATCAGTTTGTCAACTGTGGGGATTAA
- the LOC100803986 gene encoding auxin-responsive protein IAA16 codes for MEAEPDKYKMINFEETELRLGLPLSGNETTLKNTCSTGKRVFSDTSVDLKLNLSSTSNNAPPPAKPPAKAQVVGWPPVRSFRKNIVNNVQRSNNNDGEKAATSSSNNVNMGAAFVKVSMDGAPYLRKVDLKMYKSHQELLDALAKMFSSFTIDKCSSQGMKDFMNEGKLIDLLNGSDYVPTCEDKDGDWMLVGDVPWEILVESCKRLRIMKGSAAIGLAPRAVQKCKNRS; via the exons ATGGAGGCAGAGCCAGACAAGTACAAGATGATCAACTTTGAAGAAACCGAGTTGCGACTCGGCCTGCCACTCAGTGGAAACGAGACGACGCTCAAAAACACTTGCAGTACTGGGAAGAGGGTTTTTTCGGATACTAGCGTGGATTTGAAGCTTAACCTTTCCTCAACCTCAAATAACGCCCCTCCTCCTGCAAAGCCACCCGCAAA GGCACAAGTGGTGGGGTGGCCACCAGTGAGGTCATTCAGAAAGAACATTGTAAACAACGTTCAAAGGAGTAACAACAACGATGGCGAAAAAGCCGCCACAAGTAGTAGCAACAATGTGAACATGGGAGCAGCTTTCGTGAAGGTGAGCATGGATGGTGCTCCCTATTTACGCAAGGTGGATTTGAAGATGTACAAGAGCCACCAAGAGCTGTTGGATGCACTGGCTAAAATGTTCAGTTCATTCACCATCGACAAGTGTAGTTCCCAAGGCATGAAAGACTTCATGAACGAGGGCAAATTGATTGATCTTCTCAACGGCTCTGATTACGTACCAACCTGTGAAGACAAAGATGGTGATTGGATGCTCGTGGGTGACGTACCTTGGGA AATACTCGTGGAATCATGCAAGCGCCTGCGTATAATGAAAGGATCTGCGGCAATCGGGCTAG caCCAAGAGCAGTGCAAAAGTGCAAGAACAGAAGCTAG
- the WIN gene encoding wound-induced protein precursor, translated as MGKAWVGLVVLLCLIVTAIAEQCGRQAGGQTCPNNLCCSQYGWCGNTEEYCSPSKNCQSNCWGGGGGGGGGGGGESASNVRATYHYYEPEQHGWDLNAVSAYCSTWDASKPYSWRSKYGWTAFCGPVGPRGRDSCGKCLRVTNTGTGANTIVRIVDQCSNGGLDLDVGVFNRIDTDGRGYQQGHLIVNYQFVDCGNELDLTKPLLSILDAP; from the exons ATGGGAAAAGCTTGGGTAGGCCTGGTGGTATTGCTGTGTTTGATTGTCACGGCCATCGCCGAACAATGCGGTCGTCAAGCTGGCGGGCAGACATGTCCCAACAACCTATGCTGCAGCCAGTACGGTTGGTGTGGAAACACCGAAGAATACTGTTCCCCTTCTAAGAACTGCCAGAGCAACTGCTGGGGAGGCGGCGGCGGTGGcggtggcggcggcggcggtgAAAGTGCTTCTAATGTCCGCGCCACATATCATTACTATGAGCCAGAGCAACACGGGTGGGACTTGAACGCCGTGAGTGCTTATTGCTCAACTTGGGACGCTAGCAAACCTTACTCATGGCGCAGTAAATATGGCTGGACCGCTTTCTGTGGTCCCGTTGGTCCTCGTGGCCGTGATTCTTGTGGAAAGTGCTTGCGG GTGACAAATACAGGAACAGGAGCAAACACAATTGTGAGAATCGTAGATCAGTGCAGCAACGGAGGGTTGGATTTGGACGTGGGAGTGTTCAATCGGATAGACACAGATGGAAGAGGATATCAACAGGGGCATCTCATTGTTAACTATCAGTTTGTGGATTGTGGGAATGAGCTCGACCTCACCAAACCTTTACTCTCCATCCTCGATGCTCCCTAA